A genomic stretch from Setaria viridis chromosome 1, Setaria_viridis_v4.0, whole genome shotgun sequence includes:
- the LOC117841732 gene encoding RING-H2 finger protein ATL46 translates to MVVTVASSQSPSTPLSPSLRGFIRDAPPYSTLSPPQVQTAGVGGGGGGGNGKISPAVLFIIVILAVIFFISGLLHLLVRLLMKKQHGRGAGMGESAASPHRTGARDAAMDRQLQQLFHLHDSGLDQAFIDALPVFAYREIIGGNKEPFDCAVCLCEFDGEDRLRLLPVCGHAFHLQCIDTWLLSNSTCPLCRSTLFVPGMTIENLLFDFDERLEEEPLPEECEDGFQVSRQKPIDEEQPVAEKRVFPVRLGKFKNVGNQGAIGGVVGNGNAAGIVSREPGESSSSNLDARRCFSMGTYQYVLGASELRVALQPGRGRIGASNRFKGRAAAGLSSLNSDIMEGKRICARSKGESFSVSKIWQWSSVKGKLPAPQDTFADTGSLPWMKRNAAGDKLNM, encoded by the coding sequence ATGGTTGTAACAGTAGCTTCGTCCCAATCTCCTTCTACGCCCCTATCCCCCAGCCTCCGGGGCTTCATCAGGGACGCGCCGCCCTACAGCACCCTGTCCCCGCCGCAGGTGCAGACGGCTGgtgtcggcggtggcggcggcggcggcaatgggaAGATCAGCCCTGCGGTGCTGTTCATCATAGTGATTCTTGcggtcatcttcttcatctccgGGCTTCTCCACCTCCTTGTGAGGCTACTGATGAAGAAGCAGCACGGCCGTGGTGCCGGCATGGGGGAGTCTGCTGCGTCGCCGCACCGTACAGGGGCGCGGGACGCGGCGATGGACcggcagctgcagcagctgtTCCATCTGCACGACTCTGGGCTCGATCAGGCGTTCATTGACGCGCTGCCTGTGTTCGCGTACCGTGAAATTATTGGTGGCAACAAGGAGCCGTTCGACTGCGCGGTGTGTTTGTGTGAGTTTGATGGGGAGGACAGGCTCAGGCTATTGCCGGTGTGCGGGCACGCCTTCCATCTGCAGTGTATAGATACTTGGCTACTGTCCAATTCGACATGCCCACTTTGCCGTAGCACGCTCTTTGTTCCCGGGATGACAATAGAGAACCTGCTGTTTGATTTTGATGAGAGGTTGGAGGAGGAGCCTCTACCGGAGGAGTGTGAGGATGGATTCCAAGTTTCCAGGCAGAAACCCATTGATGAGGAGCAGCCGGTGGCCGAGAAGAGGGTGTTTCCAGTAAGGCTTGGGAAGTTCAAGAATGTTGGAAATCAGGGTGCCATCGGTGGTGTGGTTGGCAATGGCAATGCAGCTGGTATAGTGAGCAGGGAGCCAGGGGAGAGCAGCAGTAGCAACTTGGATGCAAGGAGATGCTTCTCCATGGGCACTTACCAGTATGTTCTTGGGGCTTCTGAACTTCGAGTGGCTCTCCAGCCAGGTCGCGGCAGAATTGGTGCAAGCAACAGGTTTAAAGGAAGAGCTGCTGCTGGCTTAAGTTCTCTCAACTCTGACATTATGGAGGGCAAGAGGATTTGTGCGAGGAGCAAAGGCGAGAGCTTCTCTGTGTCAAAGATTTGGCAGTGGTCTAGTGTGAAGGGCAAGCTGCCAGCTCCTCAAGACACGTTCGCAGATACAGGGAGTCTACCATGGATGAAAAGAAATGCTGCTGGAGATAAGTTAAATATGTGA